A single window of Fimbriimonadaceae bacterium DNA harbors:
- a CDS encoding transposase yields the protein MKKSKFSEEQVVRILQEAASGKPVREVCTAHGVSEATFYVWRRKYGGMETQDVKRLRDLEAENAALKRIVADQALVIDATGKLLRKNGVALPTAARERGY from the coding sequence ATGAAGAAATCGAAGTTCAGCGAGGAGCAGGTGGTGAGGATCCTGCAGGAGGCCGCATCGGGCAAGCCGGTGCGCGAGGTGTGCACGGCGCACGGGGTGAGTGAGGCCACGTTCTACGTGTGGCGCCGCAAGTACGGAGGCATGGAGACTCAAGACGTCAAACGCCTGCGCGATCTCGAAGCTGAGAACGCTGCGCTCAAACGGATCGTGGCGGACCAGGCGCTCGTGATCGACGCGACCGGGAAACTGCTTCGAAAAAATGGCGTAGCGCTTCCGACCGCCGCACGGGAGCGCGGATACTGA
- a CDS encoding IS3 family transposase has protein sequence MDHGLSQRQASSLMGISRRALTMQPAPDKDVALRERLRAVWRPNMGYRMAHSLIRLENEPLNVKRVHRVWKEEKLGRMKRYRKKRTGGSVPLAAEGPNHVWCVDFCFDWAENRSKLKVLAIQDEFTKEILALEVATSIRSLHLQEVLSRIMRERGAPQFLRSDNGPEFISRSLAVMLAKAGTESRFIKPGSPWQNGFAESLVSRLRDEILGVEVFHNLADAQLKLAIYRRYYNEVRPHSSLGRVPPVVAARRREQLAHCPPSNASISEGSL, from the coding sequence ATGGACCACGGCCTTTCGCAGCGGCAGGCCAGCTCGCTCATGGGGATCTCCAGACGGGCGCTCACCATGCAGCCGGCACCGGACAAGGACGTCGCACTTCGCGAGCGTCTGAGGGCCGTGTGGAGGCCCAACATGGGCTACCGCATGGCTCACTCGCTCATCCGCCTGGAGAACGAGCCCCTCAACGTCAAGCGCGTGCACCGCGTGTGGAAGGAGGAAAAGCTCGGACGGATGAAGCGCTACCGCAAAAAGCGCACCGGAGGCTCGGTGCCTCTGGCCGCGGAAGGCCCCAACCACGTTTGGTGCGTCGACTTCTGCTTCGACTGGGCCGAGAACCGCTCAAAGCTCAAGGTGCTCGCCATCCAGGACGAGTTCACCAAGGAGATCCTGGCGCTCGAGGTCGCGACGAGCATTCGGTCGCTGCACCTGCAAGAGGTCCTGTCCCGGATCATGCGCGAGCGCGGGGCTCCGCAGTTCCTGCGCTCAGACAACGGACCCGAGTTCATCTCGCGTTCGCTCGCCGTGATGCTGGCCAAGGCCGGTACAGAGAGCCGCTTCATCAAGCCTGGATCTCCATGGCAGAACGGCTTTGCGGAGAGCTTGGTTTCCAGGCTCCGAGATGAGATCCTCGGCGTCGAGGTGTTTCACAATCTGGCCGACGCGCAACTCAAGCTCGCGATCTACCGCCGCTACTACAACGAAGTGCGGCCCCATTCGTCGCTCGGCCGAGTCCCACCCGTCGTGGCTGCACGAAGACGGGAGCAACTCGCCCACTGTCCGCCTTCCAATGCGTCAATATCTGAGGGAAGTCTCTAG
- a CDS encoding AAA family ATPase → MTAGLDAVAITDHHDLEFVKLLRHIVASEFADEALVVWPGMELTLDVPCQALLLFDSELPDSLLDQAYTALGLALPAQIPAKGPAVKRLPIEKLSDLSARLDGVPGVKGRYIVLPNVSDGGQSTLIRAGFANKYTEMPCVGGYVDGSASKLRDGHLKKLNGKDRAYGNKKIAIIQTNDSRENTVESLSEHPSWIKWSEPTAEALRQACLACESRISTTDPRMTGTWISSVALTASTFLGNLNQEFSPQLNALIGGRGSGKTTIIEYVRWCLCRPATSARRPTGPQQRDIVEDTLKPVKGMVAVDVTIDGTLHTVRRDSTSGAIHLRIGDGEFLAATQDEIRELLPIAVYGQKELSTVALESDQVRAFLYSNIKNEQERLREAREANLVTATSAHARWVQLRQARADQASARKQVASIRTRLEQARKGLKGLSDSERSELARASKTQEEELLLAMLRSELESIVSTLRTVYSNLRSWPDYGELVLDNLPHKDSIENLVAATQSAIKSSSDAIKMAGVHLKKLVDAEGVFASSEALVRGEIATAKKRGVQLEQRSKQSEAQVKQIRFLEVEEKKLLQRLSAIEARVKVLAEAGSEFSKLLDQRAGLLRQRGKLLKDEARRVEQATDKRFSVYVGVSEDIQPFIEKLQEVLKGSNIRGAKFEEMAQRFSDSTDRIQLWRGFVEDLDKVIGAKHEAIDITSLTLQSLRGVFSDTEIDRAAEVLKYQDYASIIGACPEDDVVFQFRTETGDLIPFGKASAGQQASVLLTALLGQVGPPLLIDQPEDDLDSQFISSLVEKIWSAKEGRQLIFASHNANLVVNGDAELVVCLESTSTAAGVIGEIYASGAIDKKPVREAITRIMEGGEKAFKMRKAKYGF, encoded by the coding sequence TTGACCGCCGGGCTTGATGCCGTCGCTATTACGGACCATCATGACCTGGAGTTCGTGAAGCTTCTCAGGCACATCGTCGCCTCGGAGTTTGCTGATGAGGCTCTGGTCGTTTGGCCAGGAATGGAATTGACCCTCGATGTGCCCTGTCAAGCCTTGCTCCTCTTTGACAGTGAGTTACCCGACTCCCTTCTTGACCAGGCCTACACCGCACTTGGGCTGGCCCTGCCTGCCCAGATTCCTGCAAAGGGCCCTGCAGTCAAGCGTCTTCCCATTGAGAAACTGTCAGACCTCTCTGCCCGACTTGACGGCGTGCCTGGTGTCAAAGGACGCTATATTGTCTTGCCTAACGTCAGCGATGGCGGCCAGTCCACCCTGATACGCGCTGGCTTCGCGAACAAGTACACAGAGATGCCGTGCGTTGGAGGATACGTTGACGGTTCCGCCTCAAAACTGAGAGATGGTCACCTAAAGAAACTGAATGGTAAAGACAGGGCCTACGGTAACAAGAAGATCGCTATCATCCAAACCAATGACTCCCGCGAAAACACCGTAGAGTCTCTGAGTGAGCATCCCAGCTGGATCAAATGGTCTGAGCCCACGGCAGAAGCTCTGAGACAGGCGTGTTTGGCATGTGAATCCAGGATTTCTACCACCGATCCTCGTATGACAGGAACCTGGATCAGTTCGGTGGCATTGACTGCAAGCACCTTCTTGGGAAACCTAAACCAGGAATTCAGCCCACAGCTCAACGCTCTAATTGGGGGAAGAGGATCAGGTAAGACGACAATCATTGAGTATGTTCGCTGGTGTTTGTGTCGGCCCGCGACTTCAGCACGCCGCCCAACGGGCCCGCAGCAGCGAGATATCGTTGAGGACACGCTTAAGCCCGTCAAGGGCATGGTCGCAGTCGATGTAACGATTGATGGAACGCTCCACACTGTCCGGCGTGACAGCACCTCGGGCGCTATTCACCTTCGCATCGGAGATGGGGAGTTTCTTGCTGCGACACAAGATGAGATCCGCGAGCTACTACCGATAGCTGTATATGGCCAAAAGGAACTAAGCACCGTTGCCCTCGAATCCGACCAAGTGCGAGCCTTTCTGTACTCAAATATCAAGAACGAACAGGAGCGTCTGAGGGAAGCCCGAGAGGCGAATTTGGTTACAGCTACGAGCGCCCACGCACGATGGGTGCAGCTTAGGCAGGCGAGAGCGGATCAAGCCTCAGCTCGAAAGCAAGTTGCGTCCATCCGCACTCGACTTGAGCAGGCGCGGAAGGGCCTCAAGGGCCTTTCCGACTCAGAGCGCTCAGAGTTGGCCAGAGCCTCCAAGACCCAGGAAGAGGAGTTATTGCTGGCTATGCTTCGATCTGAGTTAGAAAGCATAGTCTCTACGCTTCGCACAGTCTATAGCAATCTGAGGTCCTGGCCGGACTACGGTGAATTGGTGCTTGACAATCTCCCGCACAAGGACTCAATCGAGAACCTCGTGGCTGCCACACAATCCGCCATCAAGTCCTCCTCTGACGCTATAAAAATGGCAGGAGTCCACCTCAAGAAGCTTGTCGACGCCGAAGGCGTGTTCGCATCAAGTGAAGCGCTCGTTCGAGGCGAAATCGCAACTGCCAAGAAACGCGGTGTGCAGCTCGAACAACGGAGCAAACAGAGTGAGGCTCAAGTCAAGCAAATACGATTTCTTGAGGTAGAGGAGAAGAAGCTTCTTCAGCGTCTCAGTGCTATCGAAGCAAGGGTGAAGGTTTTGGCAGAAGCTGGTTCGGAGTTTTCGAAACTGCTAGACCAACGGGCAGGTCTCTTACGACAGAGAGGGAAATTGCTCAAGGATGAAGCGCGGCGTGTGGAGCAAGCCACCGATAAACGATTCAGCGTATATGTTGGAGTGTCAGAGGACATTCAGCCGTTTATCGAGAAGTTGCAGGAGGTCCTGAAGGGATCAAACATCAGGGGGGCTAAGTTTGAGGAGATGGCCCAACGCTTTTCTGATAGTACCGATCGGATCCAACTGTGGCGTGGTTTCGTTGAGGACCTTGACAAGGTCATAGGGGCGAAGCATGAGGCCATCGACATCACATCCTTAACCCTCCAAAGCCTCAGAGGGGTCTTTTCAGACACAGAAATAGACCGAGCTGCTGAGGTGCTTAAGTACCAAGACTACGCTTCAATCATCGGAGCCTGTCCGGAAGATGATGTCGTATTTCAGTTTAGAACTGAAACTGGAGATTTAATCCCCTTTGGGAAGGCGTCCGCAGGTCAGCAGGCATCCGTTCTACTCACCGCATTGCTGGGCCAAGTTGGGCCTCCACTGTTGATTGATCAGCCTGAAGATGACCTCGATAGTCAGTTCATTTCGTCGCTCGTCGAGAAGATATGGTCGGCAAAGGAGGGGAGGCAGTTGATCTTCGCGAGCCACAACGCGAACCTTGTAGTAAATGGAGATGCAGAGCTTGTTGTATGCCTTGAGTCAACGTCAACCGCTGCAGGTGTCATTGGGGAAATCTATGCGAGTGGTGCAATCGACAAGAAGCCAGTTCGTGAGGCCATTACTAGGATCATGGAAGGCGGTGAGAAGGCCTTTAAGATGAGAAAAGCAAAGTACGGTTTCTGA